The genomic region ATCACGCCTATAAAAACGCCGGGCGCGTTGTGGGTGTGACCACGGGCTTGCGCGATATCGACCGCAAACTGGGTGGTTTGCACCCGTCTGACTTGCTGATCCTTGCCGGTCGTCCGTCGATGGGTAAAACAGCCCTTGCGATGAACATCGCGTTTAACGCCGCCATCGCATCGCATCAGAACCGCGCTGCGGGCGAAGACACCCGCGATGAAACCCGAACCGGGGCGATTGCCGTATTCTCGCTTGAGATGGCGGCCGAACAGCTTGCCGGGCGCCTTTTGTCGCAGGCCGCCGAGGTTTCTGGCGATAACATGCGCCGTGGTGATCTGAACGAACAGGATTTCGAACGTCTGTTGCTGGCAACCCAGGAACTCAATACCGTTCCGCTTTACATCGATGATACGCCGGCCCTTCCGGTATCAACCCTTCGCACACGTTGCCGCCGCCTTAAGCGCCAACACGGCCTCGCGATGATCGTCGTCGATTACCTGCAGCTTCTGGCACCACCGACCAACTTCCGTGGCGATGGCCGCGTTCAGGAAGTCTCGGAAATTACCCGTATGCTCAAGGCGATTGCCAAGGAACTCGAAGTTCCTGTTCTGGCCCTGTCGCAGCTTTCACGCGCGGTCGAACAGCGCGAAGACAAACGCCCGCAGCTTTCCGACCTTCGTGAATCCGGCTCGATCGAGCAGGACGCCGACGTCGTGATGTTCATTTATCGCGAACAATACTATCTCGAACGTGCCGAACCGGCCCAGCGCCCGGAAGAAGCCACCGACAAATTCGGGGAACGCTATTCGCAGTGGCAGGAACGTCTGAACCACGTTTACAACACTGCCGAAGTTATTGTTGCCAAGCAGCGTCACGGCCCGGTGGGCAACGTGCGCCTGTTCTTTGACGGGAACTACACCAAGTTTGGTGATCTTGATCACACTGAAGAAGAATATGAATAGAGGATAGGGCATCCACCCATCCAACAACGGATTCCACGGGGTATTACGAATGACCGTTCTTCCCGCCGTCGGCCGTGCTGCCGAGTGCGCGGAACTGCAAATCAATCTGAAAGCAGTTGCCGACAACTATAAAACTCTGACCAAACGCTATACCGGGCGCACCTGTGCGGCTGTGGTAAAGGCGAATGCCTATGGTCTTGGCGCCCAGACAATCGTCCCGGTCCTCAAAAAGCAGGGCTGCCGCCTGTTCTTCGTGGCACATGCCAACGAAGCAGCCGAACTGTTCCCGCTTCTGCGGGGCGGCGGGCGGATTGCGGTTCTGAACGGTGTTCTGCCCGGTGACGAGGCGTTCTTCATTGAAAATGACGTCATCCCGGTTCTGAATGATCTTGAGCAGATCGAACGTTGGTCAAACCTGTGCCGTGAATACGAACGTCCGGCCCCGGCCTTTATCCATCTTGATACCGGTATGAGCCGCCTTGGCCTGACGCCACTTGATGTCAGCAACCTTGTCGATCGCTATTCATCCCTGCTCTACGGGTTTGAAAAGGCCGGTTACATGACCCACCCGGTTGCGGCTGATGAGGCAGGAAACCCGGTCACCAAGGAACAGTACGACCTGTTCATGAAATGGTATCGTCGCCTGCCGCCGGCCCCGCGCGGGTTCTGTAACTCGTCGGCGATTTTCCGCAACGATGACTACCATCTTGAATTCTGCCGTCCGGGCATCGCCCTTTGGGGTGGAAACCCGACGCCGGAAACCACCAACCCGATGCGTTCTGTCGTGAACCTTAAGGTCAAAGTCCTTCAGGTCCGCGAAATCGATGAACCTCAGACAGTTGGTTATGGCGGCACCTGGCAGGCAAAACGCAAATCGAAAATCGCCACCCTTGCAGTCGGGTATGCTGATGGCTGGCTGCGTTCGCTTTCCAATTCCGGCAAGCTGATCATCAAGGGGCACGAAGTTCCCTATGTCGGGCGTGTTTCGATGGATGCGATTACGGTTGATATCACCGACCTTCCGGGCAAAACGCTTAAGGCCGGGGATATGGTGTCGCTTCTTGATGACAAGATGACGGTTGACGACGTTGCATCTGCTGCTGGTACAATCGGTTATGAAATTCTAACTTCTCTTGGACATCGCTACCGGCGGGTTTATACAGAGAGCTAAATCATAATAGCCAGCCAGACAATTCCGGCAGGTCGATAACAGGGGACTTCGAAGTACAGATGCCGATCTTTGCGCCGGTTGGCCATATGTTTCTGACCTTTTTGGCCCTTGTCGGTCGCGTCACGGTATTTGCGGGTCGCACCATCGGCCACATGGTCACACCGCCGATCTATTTCCGCCTGATTTTCAAACAGATGCGTGAAATCGGCTATTTCTCGTTGCCGGTTGTCGCCATGACCACCCTGTTTGCCGGGATGGTTCTGGCCCTGCAATCCTATTCGGGGTTTTCACGCTTTTCAGCCGAAAGTGCGGTTGCGACGGTGGTTGTCATTTCCATGACCCGCGAATTGGGCCCGGTTCTGGCGGGCCTAATGGTTGCGGGCCGTGTGGGTGCCGCCATTGCCGCCGAAATTGGCACCATGCGTGTGACCGAACAGATCGACGCCCTGGTGACCCTTTCGACCAATCCGTTCAAATATCTGGTTGTGCCGCGTGTGATTGCCGGTTTGATCACTCTGCCCGTTCTGGTTCTGATCGGCGATATTATCGGGGTGATGGGCGGCTATCTGGTGGGCGTGAACAAGCTTGGCTTTAATGACGGATCCTATATCCGCAACACCTTCCAGTATCTTGAACAGCTTGATGTGGTGTCGGGTCTTGTGAAGGCGGCTGTGTTTGGCTTTATCATCACATTGATGGGTTGCTATCACGGGTATCATTCACGGGGCGGTGCGCAGGGCGTTGGTCAGGCAACCACCAATGCGGTTGTTTCAAGTTCCATCCTGATCCTGATTTCGAACTATATCGTCACCGAATTGTTCTTCACGCGATAAGGGCCGGTTGACAGGATCATGAGCAACACAGCCAAGATATCGCTTCGCAACGTTCACAAGGGCTTTGGCCCGAAAAAGGTGCTTCAGGGTGTTGACCTTGATGTCGCACCGGGTGAGTCGGTTGCCATCATTGGCGGCTCGGGCACCGGCAAGTCGGTCACGCTGAAATGCGTTCTGGGCCTTCTTACCCCGGATCAGGGTTCGATCAAGGTGGACGGGGTCGAAATGACCACCGCATCACAGGCCGAACGCGATGCCATGCTGGCAAAGACCGGCATGCTGTTTCAGGGGGCGGCCCTTTTTGACTCACTGACCGTTTGGGAAAATGTTGCCTTTGGCCTGATCGAAGGTCAGGGCATGAAACCGGCCAAGGCCCGCGATCTTGCGATTGCCCGGCTTGAGGATGTCGGTCTGGCGGCTGATATCGCCAACATGTCCCCGGCATCGCTTTCAGGCGGCATGCAAAAACGTGTTGGCCTCGCGCGCGCCATCGCGACCGAGCCGGAAATCCTGTTCTTTGACGAACCGACCACCGGCATTGATCCGATCATGGGCGATGTCATCAATGATCTGATCGTCAAATGCACCCGCGAACTTGGTGCCAGTGCGATGACCATCACCCATGATATGGCCAGTGCACGCAAGATCGCCGACCGCGTTGCCATGCTGTATCAGGGCAAGATCATCTGGGATGGGCCGGTTGCCGATATCGACACGTCCGATAACCCATATTTGCAACAATTCGTTGCCGGTGATATCGAAGGCCCGCTTGAACTTGATCTCAAGCATCTCTGAACGCGGCCTAATCGCCGATACCACTTCTTTGATCTGCGGAGCATTCTGTGGCCAAAACCCAAAGCCGTTTCATCTGCCAGAACTGTGGTGCCGAGTACCGCAAATGGACCGGGCGTTGCGATGCCTGCGGCGAATGGAACAGCATCGAGGAAGAACGTGTTGAAAGCGGCCCCAAGGCCACCGGCGGCATTGCCGGGGGCGCCAAGGGCAAGACCATCGAATTCGTCGCCCTTGAAGGCGAAAGTGCTAGCCCCAAACGCATCATAAGCGGTATCACCGAACTCGATCGCGCCTGCGGAGGCGGGCTTGTACCGGGGTCGGCCCTTCTGGTCGGCGGCGATCCTGGGATTGGTAAATCAACCATTCTGTTGCAGGCCGTCGGGGCCATGGCCGCCAAACATAAATGCGCCTATATCTCGGGCGAGGAAGCAGTTGATCAGGTGCGCATGCGCGCAGCCCGCCTTGGCCTTGAAAAATCGAAGGTCGACTTTGCCGCCGCGACCAGCCTGCGCGACATCATCACCACCCTTGAAGCCAGCAGCCATGACGTGGTGGTGATTGACTCGATCCAGACCATGTATGCCGACACCCTTGATAGTGCGCCGGGCACGGTGTCACAGGTCCGCGCCTGCGCGCTGGAACTCATCCGCCTTGCCAAGCGTAAGGGCTTTGCCGTCTTGCTTGTCGGTCACGTCACCAAGGAAGGCCAGATTGCCGGTCCGCGTGTGCTGGAACATATGGTCGATACGGTTCTGTATTTCGAAGGCGAACGCGGTCATCAGTTCCGCATCCTGCGTGCAGTCAAAAACCGTTTCGGTGCGACCGATGAAATCGGTGTGTTTGAAATGGGTGATGCGGGTCTGGTCGAAGTCCCCAACCCCTCCGCGCTGTTTCTGGCAGATCGTGATTCCCCGGTCAGTGGCACCGCGGTATTTGCCGGGCTTGAAGGCACACGCCCGATGCTGGTTGAAATTCAGGCGCTTGTGGCGCAATCGGCCCTTGCCACCCCGCGTCGTGCGGTCGTTGGCTGGGACTCTGCGCGCATGAACATGATATTGGCGGTGCTCGATGCCCGCTGTGGCCTGCCGCTCAGCCAGTTTGATGTTTACCTTAACGTCGCCGGTGGTTTGCGGGTTGGTGAACCCGCGGCCGACATGGCGGTTGCGGCAGCACTGATTTCAGCGGTCGCCGATGCGCCGGTTCCGGGCGAGACGGTGATTGTCGGGGAAATCGGTCTTTCGGGCGAAGTTCGCCCGGTCGGGCAACTCGAATCGCGGTTGAAAGAAGCCACCAAACTTGGCTTTGGCAATGCCTATACGCCCAAGAATGGCACCCAGGGCAAGAAGAAGATGTCGATCAAGGGCCTCAATCAGACCGAAATCGGCCATCTTCAGGATTTGGTAAACCTCTTCGGCGACGATGTCCGCGACAAGGTGCGTCCGCGCGAAGGGATGTATTAAGCGCCTTTACCGCAACCTCGCCCGCCACCCGGACTGACGAACAAGGTTTACACATAAATGGATTTCTCCGCCCTTCCCGATCTTGGCGCACGTGATGTGTTTGATCTGATTGTTGTCGGCATTTTGCTGATATCGGGGATATTTGCCTTTTTCCGCGGTTTTATCCACGAAACCCTGTCGATGATGGGCTGGGTCGGTGCCGGGCTTGTCGCCCTTTATGGCTATCCGGTTGCGCGGCCCTATGTGCGGGATTTGATCCCGTCCGAACTGATTGCCGATCTGGCAACCGGGGTTGGCCTGTTTCTGATTTCGTTTTTGATTTTCTCGTTTATCAGCGGGCGCATTGGCCGGGCGGTTCAGAATTCCGGCCTCGATAGCCTCGATAGCACGCTTGGCTTTGTATTCGGGCTTTTGCGCGGGGCCCTGATTGTCTGTATCGGTTTCCTGGCGCTGTCCTGGTTGCTGCCAGCAGATTCGCAGCCCGACTGGGTCCGTGATGCCCGCACCCGCCCGGTTCTGGAAGAAGGTGCCTTCCTCATTATGCGCATGGCACCTGACGAAATTTTCGATACCACGGCGCAAGAGCTTGAGCGCGCTCAGCGTGAGGCCGATGCGAACGAAAAAACCTATCGCCAACTTCTTGGTCCGGAACCAAAAGGGACTGGACCCGCGCCCCTAAACGGGTATACAAGGCCCTCGCGCGATGATTTGGATCGCCTGATTGAGGCGACCACTAACGAGTGAGGCGTGTGGGTTTCGTAAGAATAACGAATTCCGTGCGCCACCGGCGAGAGAGCGGAACCCACTCATGCTGACCACCAATCCATTTGATGACGACAAGCTACGTGAAGAATGTGGCGTCTTTGGCGTTTTTGGCTCCCCCGATGCGACGGCATTAACGGCCCTTGGCCTGCATGCGCTGCAACATCGCGGACAGGAAGCCGCAGGCATTGTGTCCTATGACGGCGAAGATTTTCCGGCACACCGGGCATCCGGCCAGGTTGGCGATATCTTCGGCTCCGAAGATGTCATCAAAAGCCTGCCCGGCCACCGTGCGGTCGGCCATGTCCGCTACTCGACGGCGGGCGGCAAGGGCCTTCGCAACGTACAGCCGCTTTTTGCCGACTTTGAATTCGGTGGTCTGGCGATTGCCCATAACGGCAACCTGACCAACTCGCTTGCGGTGCGTGAACGCCTTGTCAAACGCGGCTCGATCTTCCAGTCGACCTCGGATACCGAGACCTTCATTCACCTGATCGCGACCAGCCTGTATGAAAAGATCGTCGATCGCTTGATCGATGCGGTCCGTCAGGTTGAAGGTGCCTATTCCCTGGTCGTCATGACCCAGAAGAAACTGATCGGTGTGCGGGATCCGCTGGGTGTGCGTCCGCTGGTTCTGGGCAAGCTCAATGATGCCTATATCCTGTCATCGGAAACGGTTGGCCTTGATATCGTTGGCGCGGAATTCATCCGCGACGTCGAACCGGGTGAAATCGTTGAAATCACCGATGATGGCCTGCGTTCGATCAAGCCGTTCAAACCGCAAAAATCGCGCTTCTGCATTTTCGAGCATGTCTATTTCGCCCGCCCCGACAGCATCGTCGAAGGCACAAGCGTCTATGACGTGCGCAAGCATATCGGTCGCGAACTGGCCCGTGAATCCGCTGTTGATGCCGACGTTGTCGTGCCGATCCCGGATTCCGGTGTGCCGTCCGCCCTTGGCTATGCCGAGGAAAGCGGTATCCCGTTCGAACTGGGCATCATCCGCAACCACTATGTCGGGCGTACCTTTATCGAGCCGACCGATCAGATCCGCCACCTTGGCGTGAAGCTGAAACATAACGCCAACCCGGGCAAGCTTAAGGGCAAGCGCGTTATTCTGGTTGATGACTCGATCGTGCGTGGCACGACCTCGACCAAGATTGTTGATCTGGTCCGTCAGGCCGGTGCAGCCGAAGTCCATATGCGCATCACAAGCCCGCCGACCATGAACCCGTGCTTCTATGGCGTTGATACCCCGTCCAAAGACAAACTGATGGCGGCCAATCACGACATCGAAAGCATGGCAAAGATCATCGGTGTCGACAGTCTGGCCTTCGTCACCATTGATGGCCTGTATCGTGCCACCGGTCTTGAAGGCCGTGACAACGATAATCCGGCCTTCTGTGATGCGTGCTTCACCGGCGACTACCCGATCAAGCTCACCGATCACAATGCCGAAAACAAGGACCGCAAGCTCAGCCAGTTGGTTGAAAGGCAGTCTGCATGACCGACACCAAACGTCTTGAAGGTCGCGTTGCCCTGATCACCGGGGCTTCGCACGGGATCGGATGTGCTGTTGCCAAGCGCTTTGCGGCCGAGGGCGCGCATGTGATTGCGATTGGCCGAAATGTCGGTGCGCTCGAAGAACTGAGCGACGACGTCACGGATGCCGGTGGCAAGATCACCCTGCTGCCGCTTGATCTGACCATGTTTGACAAGATCGATATGCTTGGCCCGACGATCTATGAGCGGTTCGGCAAGCTGGATATTGTGGTTGGTAACGCAGGCCTTCTGGGCGAAATCGCCCCGGTGGGCCATATTGATGCGCAGGTGTTCCAGAACACCTATGCCACCAACGTCACGGCAAACTTCCACCTGATCCGCACCACCGACAAGCTCCTGCAGCTTTCAGACGCGGGCCGGGCGATCTTCGTGACCTCGAACGCATCGGCAAAAGGTCGCGCCTTCTGGGGCCTTTATGCGTCGACCAAGGCAGCGCTTGAAAGCCTTGTTCTGTCCTATGCACAGGAACTCGAAGAAACCAAGGTCAAGGTCAACCTGATCAATCCGGGCCGCATCCGCACCAAAATGCGCGCCGAAGCCTATCCGGGCGAAGATCCCGAAACGCTTCCGACCCCCGAAAGCATCACCGACGTGTTTGTCGATCTGGCAGAAGCCACCTGCACCAAACATGGTGAAGTGGTCAACGCTTCCTGAGTTTGATGCGCGGATCACAGTCAAAATTGCAAAAGGCCTTGCTGGTATCGCAAGGCCTTTTGTTTTGCGTTTGATTACGTGCGCCCCTACTCCGCCGTGCTCATGCCCATGCGCTGCAAGACTCGGCGCTCAACGACAACGACCAGTTGGTAGAACACAACAGCCAAAATGACGGACAGGGCCGCCACGGTCCAGATCATGCCGTAATCCATATAACCGCGCGACTGGTTCAACAAATTGCCAAGCCCCTTACCCGTCGCAAGCCATTCGGCAATCATCACCCCCAGAAGCGCGCGCGGCACCGTCAGGCGCGTTGCCGCAAACAAATATGGCATGGATGCCGGAATGGTGATGATGCGCAATTCCTGCCCCGCAGAGGCCCCATATGCCATGGCCAGTTCACGGGTCGCGCGCGGCACCATCGATATCCCTTGCGCCAAAATCACGAATGCCGGGAAAAACGTTACAGATATCGTCACCCAAAGTGTCAGTGACGTGCCCCGCCCCAACAGCAAAACCAGCAAGGGCGTCAGCGCGACCAACGGCATGGTCTGGGTTACCAGCGCGACCGGCATAAAGGCACGCAAGAATCCCGGAAACAGCCGTGATGAAATGGCCAGCAAAAAGGCAAAGGTCAAACCACACAACAATCCGATACCAGTAATCGGAAGCGTTTCCCAAAGGGCAGCAATCAAACGTTCCTGAGCGCTTTGCGCCGCAGGTGAAAAGAACAGATATTCCACCACGCCAATCGGGGTTTTTGAAATCATTGCCGGCACGTCAAGAAGCCGGATAAATGCCCACCAAAACAGGAACGGCAATAGCACCGCCATCGCCCCGGCCAGAATTGATGACAGTGGTCTGCTTTGTTCATCCCCTGCCTTTTCAGGCACCGACATGTTCATCGTGACCGCCCGGCTTGCACCGACGAAGCGATGCGACATAAGCGCAAACACCCCATAGGCCAAACCGGCAATCAGGGTGGCGACAACACCAATTCCCCAAAGACGTTCCGGTTCGGCCCGACCAAGCGAACCCAGAAGATACGCGCCAAGCCCCCAGCGACCGCCACCACCAAATTCAGCAAGGATGGCACCAAGAACTGCATTGGGTGCGGCAACGCGCAAGCCCGACAGGATGGATGGCAAGGCGCTTCTGAACTGAACCATGCGCATGATCAGCCAGTTACTGCCGCCATAAACCCTGATCAGGTCCGCCGCCCGGCTGTCAGACTGGGAAAGGCCAATCACGGTTGCCGTCATGGTCACGAAGTAACAGCCAAGGGCGGCAAGAACCACCCGCGGGGTCAAACCCGACAGCGTCAGCGACAGGATCGGTGCAATGGCAATGGGCGGCAGGGCAAAGATCGCAATGTTCAAGCCGCGAAAGACGCGCAATGACACCGGGATCAAAACAAAGAAAATACCGGCCACCACACCAAGCAGATTGCCGATCACAAACCCAAGTCCGGATGCCTTGAGCGTTTCCCAAACATGGAGCGGATAGTCGGATCGGTCGTTCCAAAGCCCGATCAGGATCTCGCTGACGCCTGGCAATGCGCCATCGGCAATCAAGTCAAGTCTGCCGACCACTTCCCAGACAAGAAGCAGTGCGACAACATTGCGCAGTGGAGCGGCCCATTGTTTATTGCCCGCCATGAAGTACCTCGGCAACCTTGTCGCACAGGGCATGGAAGGCAGGATCGGAAAACAGCTCGGGTTTGCGCGGGCGTTCGAACGGAACATCAATCACCACCGAAAGACGCCCCGGATTGGCCGACATCACTGCAATCCGGTCCGCAAGGAAGACGGCCTCGTCAATGCCGTGGGTGACGAGAAATGCCGTGGCCTGACTTTCCTGCCAGATGCGTTGCAGTTCAAGATTCATCTGACGCCGCAAGATTTGATCGAGTGCGCCAAAAGGTTCATCCATAAAAAGCACGCGCGGACGGGTCACCAGCGCGCGGGCAATTGCCACACGCTGGCGCATTCCGCCGGAAAGTTCGCCCGGCAGGGCATTTTCATAACCTTTCAGGCCAACCAGTTCGATCAAATGTTGAACATCCGGGGCAAAGTCCCGAATGTTCTTTCTGAGGACTTCCAAGGGCACTTCGACATTCTGGCGCACAGACCGCCAGGGCAGAAGTGCCGCATCCTGAAAGGCAACACCGGTCAGACCGGCCCGCGTCGCATCCTGTGGTTCGCGATCCTCGATCAGCACCGCGCCCTTGTCGGCATCTTCAAGACCCAGCGCAATTCGCATGGCTGTGGACTTGCCACAGCCTGACGGGCCGATGATCGCGGTAAACGACCCCGAAGGACAACTCAGGGACATATCCCTGAGCGCCTCGATGGTTTTTCCGCGCCCGCTGAAGGTCTTGCAGACACCGTGGAATGTGATCCCCCCAGAGGGCATCCTAGATCTCCTCAAGCAGCGTGGTATCGAACATGTCGCGGCTGCCATTTATGCCAATTTGGCCAAGGGCAGTCAGGCAGGCTTCGATGTCATCTTCAGCCATTGAGAAGATGCCGTTCGGGCTTTCAACGAGCGGCTGCTGCGCCTTGTTGAAGTAGATTTCGTTTTCGATGGTCCGGCCCGTTCCCTTGAACCAGCTATCGGCCCATTTCGGCGGCCAGACCGTCGGATCAACAAAGTTTTCTTCCCAGCCGCGACGCGATGCGCGCAACCAGCCAACCAGTTCCTTGCGCTTGGTTTTAAGCGTTTCTTCGGTCACCACAACTGTATCGTTAAAGATGGTAAAGCCGAAATCATAAAGCAGGAACGAGGTTGCCTCTGCCCCCTGCTGGGAAATTGTGAACGGAACATTGGTGGTGAAATCAAGGCTGGCGTCAATTTCACCCTTGATCAGCGGGGTCGGATCATATGCATACGGAACGATGTTAACATCGGCCTTGTCGATACCGTTCAGTTTCAGCATCGCTTCAACCGAAATGACATTGACCGGCGGCACGGCAAGAGTCTTGCCGACAAGATCTTCGGGTTTGTTGATCGGGTTGGATTTCAATGAAACGATGCCGATCGGGTTTTTCTGATATTGGGTGCCGATGATCTTGAACGGTGCGCCCTGTTCTGAAATCGCCTTGATGGTGGTGTCTGGTGTGGTCAGGGTCAAATCGGCACGCCCGGTGATGATTGTGCTTTCGGGAATGACATCCGGCCCCCCCGACGCATAGCTCATATCAAGGCCTTCGTCGGCGTAATAGCCCTTGTCGAGCCCCAGAAAATAACCCGCGAATTCCGCGTCATTGATCCAGGATGCCTGCATGGCAAACGGCGATGCGGCCATTGCACGGAACGATCCGAACGGCATGGCGGATGCGGCGGCGCCTGCGGCAGCTG from Thalassospira indica harbors:
- a CDS encoding replicative DNA helicase codes for the protein MTDPNLDALFAPLEPDHGADTEMVLDRMAPHNFEAEAALLGAILNNNAAYERVSDILRPEHFADGRHGRIFEACGKLIERGQLANPVTLKAYFKQDEHLAEIGGAQYLAELSNNLVSVINASDYGKLVYDLYLRRELIELGEEVVNEAYQYELDTDATNQIERAEQKLFSLATAGSAESGFVAFGPALAKAYENIDHAYKNAGRVVGVTTGLRDIDRKLGGLHPSDLLILAGRPSMGKTALAMNIAFNAAIASHQNRAAGEDTRDETRTGAIAVFSLEMAAEQLAGRLLSQAAEVSGDNMRRGDLNEQDFERLLLATQELNTVPLYIDDTPALPVSTLRTRCRRLKRQHGLAMIVVDYLQLLAPPTNFRGDGRVQEVSEITRMLKAIAKELEVPVLALSQLSRAVEQREDKRPQLSDLRESGSIEQDADVVMFIYREQYYLERAEPAQRPEEATDKFGERYSQWQERLNHVYNTAEVIVAKQRHGPVGNVRLFFDGNYTKFGDLDHTEEEYE
- the alr gene encoding alanine racemase, whose product is MTVLPAVGRAAECAELQINLKAVADNYKTLTKRYTGRTCAAVVKANAYGLGAQTIVPVLKKQGCRLFFVAHANEAAELFPLLRGGGRIAVLNGVLPGDEAFFIENDVIPVLNDLEQIERWSNLCREYERPAPAFIHLDTGMSRLGLTPLDVSNLVDRYSSLLYGFEKAGYMTHPVAADEAGNPVTKEQYDLFMKWYRRLPPAPRGFCNSSAIFRNDDYHLEFCRPGIALWGGNPTPETTNPMRSVVNLKVKVLQVREIDEPQTVGYGGTWQAKRKSKIATLAVGYADGWLRSLSNSGKLIIKGHEVPYVGRVSMDAITVDITDLPGKTLKAGDMVSLLDDKMTVDDVASAAGTIGYEILTSLGHRYRRVYTES
- a CDS encoding MlaE family ABC transporter permease, coding for MPIFAPVGHMFLTFLALVGRVTVFAGRTIGHMVTPPIYFRLIFKQMREIGYFSLPVVAMTTLFAGMVLALQSYSGFSRFSAESAVATVVVISMTRELGPVLAGLMVAGRVGAAIAAEIGTMRVTEQIDALVTLSTNPFKYLVVPRVIAGLITLPVLVLIGDIIGVMGGYLVGVNKLGFNDGSYIRNTFQYLEQLDVVSGLVKAAVFGFIITLMGCYHGYHSRGGAQGVGQATTNAVVSSSILILISNYIVTELFFTR
- a CDS encoding ABC transporter ATP-binding protein encodes the protein MSNTAKISLRNVHKGFGPKKVLQGVDLDVAPGESVAIIGGSGTGKSVTLKCVLGLLTPDQGSIKVDGVEMTTASQAERDAMLAKTGMLFQGAALFDSLTVWENVAFGLIEGQGMKPAKARDLAIARLEDVGLAADIANMSPASLSGGMQKRVGLARAIATEPEILFFDEPTTGIDPIMGDVINDLIVKCTRELGASAMTITHDMASARKIADRVAMLYQGKIIWDGPVADIDTSDNPYLQQFVAGDIEGPLELDLKHL
- the radA gene encoding DNA repair protein RadA, producing the protein MAKTQSRFICQNCGAEYRKWTGRCDACGEWNSIEEERVESGPKATGGIAGGAKGKTIEFVALEGESASPKRIISGITELDRACGGGLVPGSALLVGGDPGIGKSTILLQAVGAMAAKHKCAYISGEEAVDQVRMRAARLGLEKSKVDFAAATSLRDIITTLEASSHDVVVIDSIQTMYADTLDSAPGTVSQVRACALELIRLAKRKGFAVLLVGHVTKEGQIAGPRVLEHMVDTVLYFEGERGHQFRILRAVKNRFGATDEIGVFEMGDAGLVEVPNPSALFLADRDSPVSGTAVFAGLEGTRPMLVEIQALVAQSALATPRRAVVGWDSARMNMILAVLDARCGLPLSQFDVYLNVAGGLRVGEPAADMAVAAALISAVADAPVPGETVIVGEIGLSGEVRPVGQLESRLKEATKLGFGNAYTPKNGTQGKKKMSIKGLNQTEIGHLQDLVNLFGDDVRDKVRPREGMY
- a CDS encoding CvpA family protein; translation: MDFSALPDLGARDVFDLIVVGILLISGIFAFFRGFIHETLSMMGWVGAGLVALYGYPVARPYVRDLIPSELIADLATGVGLFLISFLIFSFISGRIGRAVQNSGLDSLDSTLGFVFGLLRGALIVCIGFLALSWLLPADSQPDWVRDARTRPVLEEGAFLIMRMAPDEIFDTTAQELERAQREADANEKTYRQLLGPEPKGTGPAPLNGYTRPSRDDLDRLIEATTNE
- the purF gene encoding amidophosphoribosyltransferase, which encodes MLTTNPFDDDKLREECGVFGVFGSPDATALTALGLHALQHRGQEAAGIVSYDGEDFPAHRASGQVGDIFGSEDVIKSLPGHRAVGHVRYSTAGGKGLRNVQPLFADFEFGGLAIAHNGNLTNSLAVRERLVKRGSIFQSTSDTETFIHLIATSLYEKIVDRLIDAVRQVEGAYSLVVMTQKKLIGVRDPLGVRPLVLGKLNDAYILSSETVGLDIVGAEFIRDVEPGEIVEITDDGLRSIKPFKPQKSRFCIFEHVYFARPDSIVEGTSVYDVRKHIGRELARESAVDADVVVPIPDSGVPSALGYAEESGIPFELGIIRNHYVGRTFIEPTDQIRHLGVKLKHNANPGKLKGKRVILVDDSIVRGTTSTKIVDLVRQAGAAEVHMRITSPPTMNPCFYGVDTPSKDKLMAANHDIESMAKIIGVDSLAFVTIDGLYRATGLEGRDNDNPAFCDACFTGDYPIKLTDHNAENKDRKLSQLVERQSA
- a CDS encoding SDR family NAD(P)-dependent oxidoreductase, whose product is MTDTKRLEGRVALITGASHGIGCAVAKRFAAEGAHVIAIGRNVGALEELSDDVTDAGGKITLLPLDLTMFDKIDMLGPTIYERFGKLDIVVGNAGLLGEIAPVGHIDAQVFQNTYATNVTANFHLIRTTDKLLQLSDAGRAIFVTSNASAKGRAFWGLYASTKAALESLVLSYAQELEETKVKVNLINPGRIRTKMRAEAYPGEDPETLPTPESITDVFVDLAEATCTKHGEVVNAS
- a CDS encoding ABC transporter permease, coding for MAGNKQWAAPLRNVVALLLVWEVVGRLDLIADGALPGVSEILIGLWNDRSDYPLHVWETLKASGLGFVIGNLLGVVAGIFFVLIPVSLRVFRGLNIAIFALPPIAIAPILSLTLSGLTPRVVLAALGCYFVTMTATVIGLSQSDSRAADLIRVYGGSNWLIMRMVQFRSALPSILSGLRVAAPNAVLGAILAEFGGGGRWGLGAYLLGSLGRAEPERLWGIGVVATLIAGLAYGVFALMSHRFVGASRAVTMNMSVPEKAGDEQSRPLSSILAGAMAVLLPFLFWWAFIRLLDVPAMISKTPIGVVEYLFFSPAAQSAQERLIAALWETLPITGIGLLCGLTFAFLLAISSRLFPGFLRAFMPVALVTQTMPLVALTPLLVLLLGRGTSLTLWVTISVTFFPAFVILAQGISMVPRATRELAMAYGASAGQELRIITIPASMPYLFAATRLTVPRALLGVMIAEWLATGKGLGNLLNQSRGYMDYGMIWTVAALSVILAVVFYQLVVVVERRVLQRMGMSTAE
- a CDS encoding ABC transporter ATP-binding protein, which codes for MPSGGITFHGVCKTFSGRGKTIEALRDMSLSCPSGSFTAIIGPSGCGKSTAMRIALGLEDADKGAVLIEDREPQDATRAGLTGVAFQDAALLPWRSVRQNVEVPLEVLRKNIRDFAPDVQHLIELVGLKGYENALPGELSGGMRQRVAIARALVTRPRVLFMDEPFGALDQILRRQMNLELQRIWQESQATAFLVTHGIDEAVFLADRIAVMSANPGRLSVVIDVPFERPRKPELFSDPAFHALCDKVAEVLHGGQ